A stretch of Rhea pennata isolate bPtePen1 unplaced genomic scaffold, bPtePen1.pri scaffold_32, whole genome shotgun sequence DNA encodes these proteins:
- the LOC134154606 gene encoding olfactory receptor 14A16-like, with the protein MSNGSSLGDFFLLPFANKPQLQLLHFSLFLGIYLTALLGNSFIIAAIACDHHLHTPMYFFLLNLAILDLGSISTTVPKSMANSLWNIRTISYSGCAAQVFLVLFLFGGEFSLLTVMAYDRFIAICRPLHYGTIMGSRACARMAAAAWASGFLIAVLHTGNIFSMPLCKGIVVDQFFCEIPQILKLSCSDSYLREVGLLGIGACLMFGCFIFIVLSYVQIFRAVLRIPSEQGRHKAFSMCLPHLSVVSLFVSTGIFAHLKPPSISSPALDLVVAVLYSVLPPTVNPLIYSMRNKELKDALRKVISWIFFKSIKIAFALHK; encoded by the coding sequence ATGTCCAATGGCAGCTCCCTCGGCGATTTCTTCCTCCTGCCATTTGCCAACAAGccacagctgcagcttttgcactTCTcactcttcctgggcatctacctgactgccctcctgggcaacagCTTCATCATCGCAGCCATAGCTTGTGACCACCATCTCCACACCCCgatgtacttcttcctccttaaCCTTGCCATCCtcgaccttggctccatctccaccactgtccccaaatccatggccaattccctctgGAACATCAGGACCATTTCCTACTCtggatgtgctgcccaggtTTTTCTGGTTCTCTTCTTGTTTGGAGGAGAGTTTTCTCTCCTTacagtcatggcctatgaccgcttcattgccatctgcagacccctgcactatggcacaatcatgggcagcagagcttgtgccagaatggcagcagctgcctgggccagtggttttctcatTGCTGTGCTACACACTGGAAACATATTTTCAATGCCACTCTGCAAAGGCATTGTcgtggaccagttcttctgtgaaatcccccagatcCTCAAACTCTCTTGCTcagactcctacctcagggaagttgggcTTCTTGGGATTGGTGCCTGTTTAATGTttgggtgtttcattttcattgtgctgtcctacgtgcagatcttcagggctgtgctgaggatcccctctgagcagggtcggcacaaagccttttccatgtgccttcCTCACCTGTctgtggtctccctgtttgtcagcaCTGGCATATTTGCTCACCTAAAGCCCCCCTCCATATCCTCCCCTGCTCTGGATCTagtggtggctgttctgtactcgGTGCTGCCTCCAACAGTGAATCctctcatctacagcatgaggaacaaggagctgaAGGATGCACTAAGGAAAGTGATCTCatggatatttttcaaaagtattaaAATTGCCTTTGCTCTCCACAAATGA
- the LOC134154518 gene encoding olfactory receptor 14A16-like, giving the protein MSNSSSFDEFLLLAFADTQELQLLHFSLFLGIYLAALLGNGLVITAVVGDHHLHTPMYFFLLNLSFLDLGSISTTVPKFMANSLRNTSAISYSGCAAQVFLVLFLLSAELSLLTVMAYDRFVAICRSLHYGTIMGSRACVRMAAAAWASGFIYSLLHTGNTFSLPLCQGNAVDQFFCEIPHILKLSCADSYLREAGLIVVSVFLVFGCFIFIVVSYVQIFRAVLRIPSEQGRHKAFSMCLPHLAVVSLFVSTTAFAYLKPPSISSPSLDLVVAVLYSVVPPTLNSLLYSMRNKELQEAVRKLFQLVQTQ; this is encoded by the coding sequence atgtccaacagcagctccttcgatgagttcctcctcctggcatttgcagacacacaggagctgcagctcttgcacttctccctcttcctgggcatctacctggctgccctcctgggcaacggcCTCGTCATCACAGCTGTAGTTGGTGACCACCATCTCCACActcccatgtacttcttcctcctcaatcTCTCATTCCtcgaccttggctccatctccaccactgtccccaaattcATGGCCAATTCCCTGAGGAACACCAGcgccatttcctactcaggatgtgctgcccaggtcttcctggttctcttcttgctttcagcagaactttctctcctcactgtcatggcctatgaccgtTTTGTTGCCATCTGCAGATCCCTGCACTATGGCACaatcatgggcagcagagcttgtgtcagaatggcagcagctgcctgggccagtggttttaTCTAttctctcctgcacactggaaatacattttcactacccctctgccaaggcaatgctgtggaccagttcttctgtgagattccccacatcctcaagctctcctgcgcagactcctacctcagggaagctgggcttattgtggttagtgtctttttagtttttgggtgtttcattttcattgtggtgtcctacgtgcagatcttcagggctgtgctgaggatcccctctgagcagggccggcacaaagccttttccatgtgcctccctcacctggctgttgtctccctgtttgtcagcaCTACAGcatttgcctacctgaagcccccctccatctcctccccatctctggatctggtggtggctgttctgtactcagtggtgcctccaacacTCAACTCGCTCctctacagcatgaggaacaaggagctccaggaggcagtgaggaaacTATTCCAGCTGGTACAAACTCAGTAG